A region of Gadus morhua chromosome 18, gadMor3.0, whole genome shotgun sequence DNA encodes the following proteins:
- the si:ch211-214e3.5 gene encoding zinc finger protein 518A isoform X1, translating into MASQPMTHSLPPAAHRDFPEPSVSLVVADRSSTRMRLSWPRSLTCESEEEKKDSCSGEAMEQDLSTADHPSLNDNTSKTEEESNEMKDFVYKHLRVVTEQSNGTLQCKPDDYAIEETSTRKTLKVIRKSRKNTQGAVFTGNILSFSCSVCKDDFTYSPNDLLKHFKKSHKDSLPSYPCDLCSFVTNEFPDLQRHRIGHRNTLVTCEICNNKVQYSLLMLTRHYIMCHSLNGRFQCEKCEFKTLDAGTFVQHIHHHNEGRFKCLKCPHVSLNKDEYQRHLNVHASKLSFNCPICGYVSERIDFFKNHMNNTHGEVTEDWINGPRAQEDEATANSSAAIKLKEDSRSSRRLSKRNCVSGKLTKDVHLLKPEKSSEETLQFDKLAAKKNKNGSKSHNATEQQAASESKPPIQLIMPDCGNSLETSQNNPNGLVIKLKNKISIPPNCTTKVIGFKVVDGKKHLVLKVLPASKVELPTEDHSQTKDFVGNIRTCNSEGLTNPRCTSSQNISASTHVFQDDIVAVKVKVEEEEIPLIGLTPAVQEDECREQAEIEQNGSPKYFAQSSTILTMENKMDHPKEKNDINSNSIPVKTNPNLTSLSKSKIHNVRPLLTSIEVDLPTDIHERLLDTATNSLVTESSENHRDFSTSGEIISFQIGSKHDLTKGDQNCTQKTSTCAMPLPEMHSSSASYSMEHTMSGKNSLINTPNEKVFSFHNYSKESSDISPHSPNFDSWTEIPTESFAHESSQVSLQLAQTPKPFSKSGHGSNANPGTNGPPHHGLNESMPEIDTDHGQGKMYAEEQTTEETPESIFQDFNIIKVEEDYIPVSNPQQESNSLGHPCHDKSILIVKQHSDAIINHQLNKEKNKERLGTCPDSIESGKQAKTTLRFFQIPEGKQQMLLQTAENKYAIPVPLKGNRSFKLITKSNSPRINVSYMKPGFEFSSNPTGLVPAKTGREVGMEKPLLRTSKTGITSVSAVPPNVGTISNHYLLNSTGFNGPVLVSKTGHSTPVDRPSAGKTQQTCYLVKRSLQVAKPPNNVGFTLASSQVPLSSCQMLAMPLNPAIKSNILPDGRQAYLVRYVAQAKSGKISSNLESQTWTQAKKNGESIGSKVLYRIVTPTSGLFAGIVPTANEEPLFLAPCSQSDQSKKNNDMAFTCVKSIFPVQRLSAEHDFVSGIFQSQSNLENPWPIRPPSQRKRRRKALFDELPMHKARRLANKTLTTEVCHPLSKDIERKLRLYPFSSLQQIKCPRRHQPVVVLNHPDADIPEVASIMKSVNRYRGAVTKVSLSHQTVEALSVHNQMGLTGKKPIAKCLPPASNGSRLQLDRSSVRERFLLKLKLKKKGRRKYEVVKTLSSCGGKPIFDCWFCGRLFHSQEDWIGHGQRHLMEATRDWNKLF; encoded by the coding sequence ATTCCTGCAGTGGTGAAGCGATGGAGCAAGACCTTTCAACGGCTGACCACCCTTCACTAAACGACAACACTTCTAAAACGGAAGAAGAAAGCAATGAGATGAAAGACTTTGTTTACAAGCATTTACGAGTAGTTACTGAACAATCGAATGGGACACTCCAATGCAAGCCTGATGACTACGCAATAGAGGAGACTTCAACTCGCAAAACTCTAAAAGTGATTAGGAAATCacgtaaaaacacacagggCGCTGTTTTCACAGGAAATATTCTGAGCTTCAGCTGTTCCGTGTGTAAAGATGATTTTACATACAGTCCCAATGACCTCCTTAAGCATTTTAAAAAGTCTCATAAGGACAGCCTTCCTTCGTATCCTTGTGATCTGTGTAGCTTCGTCACAAATGAATTCCCTGATCTTCAGCGCCATCGGATTGGACACAGAAATACCCTGGTTACATGTGAGATCTGCAATAACAAAGTTCAGTACTCTCTGTTAATGCTCACCAGGCACTACATCATGTGCCACAGTTTGAACGGGCGCTTTCAGTGTGAAAAGTGTGAGTTTAAAACTCTGGATGCAGGCACATTTGTCCAGCACATTCACCATCATAACGAGGGACGCTTCAAATGTTTAAAATGCCCCCATGTGAGCTTGAACAAAGACGAATACCAGAGACACTTGAATGTTCACGCAAGTAAACTCTCATTCAATTGTCCAATATGTGGCTATGTTTCAGAGAGGATTGATTTTTTCAAAAACCACATGAATAATACTCATGGTGAAGTGACCGAAGATTGGATAAATGGGCCGAGAGCTCAAGAGGATGAGGCCACAGCAAATTCATCTGCAGCTATTAAACTAAAAGAAGACTCAAGGAGTTCTCGAAGGTTATCAAAACGGAATTGTGTCTCTGGGAAATTGACCAAAGATGTACATTTGTTAAAACCTGAAAAGAGTTCAGAAGAGACACTGCAGTTTGACAAGTTGGCAGCGAAAAAGAACAAAAATGGCAGCAAAAGCCATAATGCTACAGAACAGCAGGCTGCCAGTGAATCAAAACCACCAATACAATTAATCATGCCAGATTGTGGGAACTCTTTAGAGACGAGTCAAAATAACCCCAATGGACTTGTTATCaagcttaaaaacaaaatatctATACCCCCGAATTGCACCACTAAAGTAATTGGTTTCAAGGTGGTTGATGGCAAAAAGCATTTGGTTCTCAAAGTCCTGCCAGCTTCAAAAGTAGAATTGCCCACAGAGGATCATTCTCAAACAAAAGACTTTGTAGGAAATATACGAACATGCAACAGTGAGGGTTTGACAAACCCTCGCTGTACTTCTTCGCAAAACATCAGTGCTTCTACACACGTTTTTCAGGATGATATTGTGGCAGTAAAAGTTAAGGTTGAGGAGGAAGAAATCCCTCTTATTGGCCTCACTCCAGCTGTCCAGGAAGATGAATGTAGAGAACAGGCAGAAATTGAACAAAATGGCTCCCCAAAGTACTTTGCTCAATCCAGTACAATTCTTACAATGGAAAATAAGATGGATCAccccaaagaaaaaaatgatattaattCAAATTCAATCCCTGTTAAGACAAACCCCAACCTGACCTCTCTTAGTAAATCTAAAATACACAATGTGAGGCCTCTTTTAACATCGATTGAGGTTGACTTGCCCACAGATATCCATGAAAGATTATTGGATACAGCAACTAACTCATTGGTAACAGAGTCGTCTGAAAACCACAGAGACTTCAGCACTAGTGGGGAGATAATATCTTTCCAAATTGGAAGTAAACATGATCTCACTAAAGGTGATCAGAATTGCACACAAAAAACTTCAACATGTGCAATGCCACTTCCAGAGATGCATTCTAGTTCTGCTAGCTACTCCATGGAACATACCATGTCGGGTAAAAACTCACTTATAAATACCCCCAACGAAAAGGTATTTAGTTTTCATAATTATTCAAAAGAATCATCAGACATTTCACCTCATTCACCTAACTTTGACAGTTGGACTGAAATTCCAACAGAATCGTTTGCTCATGAATCCTCTCAGGTGAGTTTACAATTGGCACAAACTCCAAAACCATTTAGCAAATCTGGACATGGGAGTAATGCAAATCCAGGGACTAATGGGCCTCCCCATCATGGGTTAAATGAATCAATGCCAGAGATTGACACTGACCATGGCCAGGGCAAAATGTATGCTGAAGAACAAACTACTGAAGAGACACCCGAGTCAATTTTTCAAGACTTTAATATCATCAAAGTTGAAGAGGATTATATACCTGTGTCTAATCCTCAACAAGAAAGCAACAGTTTGGGCCACCCGTGCCATGATAAAAGCATTCTGATAGTGAAACAACATTCTGATGCAATCATTAACCACCAGCTTAATAAAGAGAAGAATAAAGAAAGGCTAGGAACTTGTCCTGATAGCATCGAATCTGGAAAGCAAGCAAAAACAACGCTACGCTTTTTTCAGATCCCAGAGGGTAAGCAGCAAATGCTATTGCAAACTGCAGAAAACAAATATGCTATCCCAGTGCCACTCAAGGGGAACAGAAGTTTCAAACTGATAACTAAGTCAAATAGTCCTCGGATCAATGTATCTTACATGAAGCCAGGTTTTGAATTCTCAAGTAACCCTACTGGGTTGGTTCCTGCCAAAACTGGCAGAGAGGTAGGAATGGAAAAACCCCTCTTGAGGACTAGTAAAACAGGGATTACATCTGTTTCTGCGGTGCCGCCAAACGTTGGCACAATCTCAAACCATTACCTTCTCAATAGTACAGGGTTTAATGGACCTGTTCTTGTTTCTAAAACAGGACACAGTACACCAGTGGACAGGCCGTCTGCTGGGAAAACACAACAGACATGCTATTTGGTAAAAAGGTCACTTCAAGTTGCGAAGCCCCCAAATAATGTTGGTTTCACGTTGGCCAGCTCACAGGTACCGCTTTCTTCGTGTCAAATGCTGGCAATGCCACTGAACCCTGCAATAAAATCCAACATTTTGCCAGACGGGCGTCAAGCTTACCTGGTAAGGTATGTCGCACAAGCAAAGTCTGGCAAAATTTCGAGTAATCTTGAAAGCCAGACTTGGACTCAGGCAAAGAAAAATGGTGAAAGCATTGGATCCAAAGTCTTGTATAGGATTGTCACACCTACCAGTGGGCTATTTGCAGGCATTGTACCAACTGCCAATGAGGAGCCTTTATTTCTTGCTCCTTGTTCACAGAGTGATCagtcaaaaaaaaacaatgatatGGCTTTCACTTGTGTGAAAAGTATTTTCCCTGTACAGAGACTATCTGCAGAACATGATTTTGTGTCTGGTATTTTTCAGTCCCAATCGAATTTAGAAAATCCATGGCCAATTCGGCCACCAAGCCAAAGGAAAAGACGGAGGAAGGCACTTTTTGACGAGCTTCCAATGCATAAAGCTAGAAGACTTGCAAACAAAACACTGACTACAGAAGTATGTCATCCTCTATCCAAAGACATTGAGAGAAAACTGAGACTCTACCCTTTCAGTTCACTACAGCAGATCAAGTGCCCTCGCAGACATCAACCTGTTGTTGTGCTTAACCATCCAGATGCAGATATTCCTGAAGTGGCTAGCATCATGAAGTCAGTTAATCGATACAGAGGAGCCGTCACTAAAGTCTCACTTTCTCATCAAACTGTAGAGGCTCTATCTGTACACAACCAAATGGGGTTAACAGGGAAAAAGCCAATTGCCAAATGTCTGCCCCCTGCAAGCAATGGCTCTAGATTGCAACTGGATCGGAGTTCTGTTCGTGAACGATTTCTTCTGAAACTGAAGTTGAAGAAAAAAGGAAGGAGAAAGTATGAAGTCGTGAAGACTTTATCTAGCTGTGGTGGGAAGCCCATTTTTGACTGTTGGTTTTGTGGCCGGCTTTTCCACAGCCAAGAGGACTGGATTGGTCATGGTCAGAGGCATCTTATGGAGGCTACGAGAGACTGGAACAAATTATTCTGA
- the si:ch211-214e3.5 gene encoding zinc finger protein 518A isoform X2 → MEQDLSTADHPSLNDNTSKTEEESNEMKDFVYKHLRVVTEQSNGTLQCKPDDYAIEETSTRKTLKVIRKSRKNTQGAVFTGNILSFSCSVCKDDFTYSPNDLLKHFKKSHKDSLPSYPCDLCSFVTNEFPDLQRHRIGHRNTLVTCEICNNKVQYSLLMLTRHYIMCHSLNGRFQCEKCEFKTLDAGTFVQHIHHHNEGRFKCLKCPHVSLNKDEYQRHLNVHASKLSFNCPICGYVSERIDFFKNHMNNTHGEVTEDWINGPRAQEDEATANSSAAIKLKEDSRSSRRLSKRNCVSGKLTKDVHLLKPEKSSEETLQFDKLAAKKNKNGSKSHNATEQQAASESKPPIQLIMPDCGNSLETSQNNPNGLVIKLKNKISIPPNCTTKVIGFKVVDGKKHLVLKVLPASKVELPTEDHSQTKDFVGNIRTCNSEGLTNPRCTSSQNISASTHVFQDDIVAVKVKVEEEEIPLIGLTPAVQEDECREQAEIEQNGSPKYFAQSSTILTMENKMDHPKEKNDINSNSIPVKTNPNLTSLSKSKIHNVRPLLTSIEVDLPTDIHERLLDTATNSLVTESSENHRDFSTSGEIISFQIGSKHDLTKGDQNCTQKTSTCAMPLPEMHSSSASYSMEHTMSGKNSLINTPNEKVFSFHNYSKESSDISPHSPNFDSWTEIPTESFAHESSQVSLQLAQTPKPFSKSGHGSNANPGTNGPPHHGLNESMPEIDTDHGQGKMYAEEQTTEETPESIFQDFNIIKVEEDYIPVSNPQQESNSLGHPCHDKSILIVKQHSDAIINHQLNKEKNKERLGTCPDSIESGKQAKTTLRFFQIPEGKQQMLLQTAENKYAIPVPLKGNRSFKLITKSNSPRINVSYMKPGFEFSSNPTGLVPAKTGREVGMEKPLLRTSKTGITSVSAVPPNVGTISNHYLLNSTGFNGPVLVSKTGHSTPVDRPSAGKTQQTCYLVKRSLQVAKPPNNVGFTLASSQVPLSSCQMLAMPLNPAIKSNILPDGRQAYLVRYVAQAKSGKISSNLESQTWTQAKKNGESIGSKVLYRIVTPTSGLFAGIVPTANEEPLFLAPCSQSDQSKKNNDMAFTCVKSIFPVQRLSAEHDFVSGIFQSQSNLENPWPIRPPSQRKRRRKALFDELPMHKARRLANKTLTTEVCHPLSKDIERKLRLYPFSSLQQIKCPRRHQPVVVLNHPDADIPEVASIMKSVNRYRGAVTKVSLSHQTVEALSVHNQMGLTGKKPIAKCLPPASNGSRLQLDRSSVRERFLLKLKLKKKGRRKYEVVKTLSSCGGKPIFDCWFCGRLFHSQEDWIGHGQRHLMEATRDWNKLF, encoded by the coding sequence ATGGAGCAAGACCTTTCAACGGCTGACCACCCTTCACTAAACGACAACACTTCTAAAACGGAAGAAGAAAGCAATGAGATGAAAGACTTTGTTTACAAGCATTTACGAGTAGTTACTGAACAATCGAATGGGACACTCCAATGCAAGCCTGATGACTACGCAATAGAGGAGACTTCAACTCGCAAAACTCTAAAAGTGATTAGGAAATCacgtaaaaacacacagggCGCTGTTTTCACAGGAAATATTCTGAGCTTCAGCTGTTCCGTGTGTAAAGATGATTTTACATACAGTCCCAATGACCTCCTTAAGCATTTTAAAAAGTCTCATAAGGACAGCCTTCCTTCGTATCCTTGTGATCTGTGTAGCTTCGTCACAAATGAATTCCCTGATCTTCAGCGCCATCGGATTGGACACAGAAATACCCTGGTTACATGTGAGATCTGCAATAACAAAGTTCAGTACTCTCTGTTAATGCTCACCAGGCACTACATCATGTGCCACAGTTTGAACGGGCGCTTTCAGTGTGAAAAGTGTGAGTTTAAAACTCTGGATGCAGGCACATTTGTCCAGCACATTCACCATCATAACGAGGGACGCTTCAAATGTTTAAAATGCCCCCATGTGAGCTTGAACAAAGACGAATACCAGAGACACTTGAATGTTCACGCAAGTAAACTCTCATTCAATTGTCCAATATGTGGCTATGTTTCAGAGAGGATTGATTTTTTCAAAAACCACATGAATAATACTCATGGTGAAGTGACCGAAGATTGGATAAATGGGCCGAGAGCTCAAGAGGATGAGGCCACAGCAAATTCATCTGCAGCTATTAAACTAAAAGAAGACTCAAGGAGTTCTCGAAGGTTATCAAAACGGAATTGTGTCTCTGGGAAATTGACCAAAGATGTACATTTGTTAAAACCTGAAAAGAGTTCAGAAGAGACACTGCAGTTTGACAAGTTGGCAGCGAAAAAGAACAAAAATGGCAGCAAAAGCCATAATGCTACAGAACAGCAGGCTGCCAGTGAATCAAAACCACCAATACAATTAATCATGCCAGATTGTGGGAACTCTTTAGAGACGAGTCAAAATAACCCCAATGGACTTGTTATCaagcttaaaaacaaaatatctATACCCCCGAATTGCACCACTAAAGTAATTGGTTTCAAGGTGGTTGATGGCAAAAAGCATTTGGTTCTCAAAGTCCTGCCAGCTTCAAAAGTAGAATTGCCCACAGAGGATCATTCTCAAACAAAAGACTTTGTAGGAAATATACGAACATGCAACAGTGAGGGTTTGACAAACCCTCGCTGTACTTCTTCGCAAAACATCAGTGCTTCTACACACGTTTTTCAGGATGATATTGTGGCAGTAAAAGTTAAGGTTGAGGAGGAAGAAATCCCTCTTATTGGCCTCACTCCAGCTGTCCAGGAAGATGAATGTAGAGAACAGGCAGAAATTGAACAAAATGGCTCCCCAAAGTACTTTGCTCAATCCAGTACAATTCTTACAATGGAAAATAAGATGGATCAccccaaagaaaaaaatgatattaattCAAATTCAATCCCTGTTAAGACAAACCCCAACCTGACCTCTCTTAGTAAATCTAAAATACACAATGTGAGGCCTCTTTTAACATCGATTGAGGTTGACTTGCCCACAGATATCCATGAAAGATTATTGGATACAGCAACTAACTCATTGGTAACAGAGTCGTCTGAAAACCACAGAGACTTCAGCACTAGTGGGGAGATAATATCTTTCCAAATTGGAAGTAAACATGATCTCACTAAAGGTGATCAGAATTGCACACAAAAAACTTCAACATGTGCAATGCCACTTCCAGAGATGCATTCTAGTTCTGCTAGCTACTCCATGGAACATACCATGTCGGGTAAAAACTCACTTATAAATACCCCCAACGAAAAGGTATTTAGTTTTCATAATTATTCAAAAGAATCATCAGACATTTCACCTCATTCACCTAACTTTGACAGTTGGACTGAAATTCCAACAGAATCGTTTGCTCATGAATCCTCTCAGGTGAGTTTACAATTGGCACAAACTCCAAAACCATTTAGCAAATCTGGACATGGGAGTAATGCAAATCCAGGGACTAATGGGCCTCCCCATCATGGGTTAAATGAATCAATGCCAGAGATTGACACTGACCATGGCCAGGGCAAAATGTATGCTGAAGAACAAACTACTGAAGAGACACCCGAGTCAATTTTTCAAGACTTTAATATCATCAAAGTTGAAGAGGATTATATACCTGTGTCTAATCCTCAACAAGAAAGCAACAGTTTGGGCCACCCGTGCCATGATAAAAGCATTCTGATAGTGAAACAACATTCTGATGCAATCATTAACCACCAGCTTAATAAAGAGAAGAATAAAGAAAGGCTAGGAACTTGTCCTGATAGCATCGAATCTGGAAAGCAAGCAAAAACAACGCTACGCTTTTTTCAGATCCCAGAGGGTAAGCAGCAAATGCTATTGCAAACTGCAGAAAACAAATATGCTATCCCAGTGCCACTCAAGGGGAACAGAAGTTTCAAACTGATAACTAAGTCAAATAGTCCTCGGATCAATGTATCTTACATGAAGCCAGGTTTTGAATTCTCAAGTAACCCTACTGGGTTGGTTCCTGCCAAAACTGGCAGAGAGGTAGGAATGGAAAAACCCCTCTTGAGGACTAGTAAAACAGGGATTACATCTGTTTCTGCGGTGCCGCCAAACGTTGGCACAATCTCAAACCATTACCTTCTCAATAGTACAGGGTTTAATGGACCTGTTCTTGTTTCTAAAACAGGACACAGTACACCAGTGGACAGGCCGTCTGCTGGGAAAACACAACAGACATGCTATTTGGTAAAAAGGTCACTTCAAGTTGCGAAGCCCCCAAATAATGTTGGTTTCACGTTGGCCAGCTCACAGGTACCGCTTTCTTCGTGTCAAATGCTGGCAATGCCACTGAACCCTGCAATAAAATCCAACATTTTGCCAGACGGGCGTCAAGCTTACCTGGTAAGGTATGTCGCACAAGCAAAGTCTGGCAAAATTTCGAGTAATCTTGAAAGCCAGACTTGGACTCAGGCAAAGAAAAATGGTGAAAGCATTGGATCCAAAGTCTTGTATAGGATTGTCACACCTACCAGTGGGCTATTTGCAGGCATTGTACCAACTGCCAATGAGGAGCCTTTATTTCTTGCTCCTTGTTCACAGAGTGATCagtcaaaaaaaaacaatgatatGGCTTTCACTTGTGTGAAAAGTATTTTCCCTGTACAGAGACTATCTGCAGAACATGATTTTGTGTCTGGTATTTTTCAGTCCCAATCGAATTTAGAAAATCCATGGCCAATTCGGCCACCAAGCCAAAGGAAAAGACGGAGGAAGGCACTTTTTGACGAGCTTCCAATGCATAAAGCTAGAAGACTTGCAAACAAAACACTGACTACAGAAGTATGTCATCCTCTATCCAAAGACATTGAGAGAAAACTGAGACTCTACCCTTTCAGTTCACTACAGCAGATCAAGTGCCCTCGCAGACATCAACCTGTTGTTGTGCTTAACCATCCAGATGCAGATATTCCTGAAGTGGCTAGCATCATGAAGTCAGTTAATCGATACAGAGGAGCCGTCACTAAAGTCTCACTTTCTCATCAAACTGTAGAGGCTCTATCTGTACACAACCAAATGGGGTTAACAGGGAAAAAGCCAATTGCCAAATGTCTGCCCCCTGCAAGCAATGGCTCTAGATTGCAACTGGATCGGAGTTCTGTTCGTGAACGATTTCTTCTGAAACTGAAGTTGAAGAAAAAAGGAAGGAGAAAGTATGAAGTCGTGAAGACTTTATCTAGCTGTGGTGGGAAGCCCATTTTTGACTGTTGGTTTTGTGGCCGGCTTTTCCACAGCCAAGAGGACTGGATTGGTCATGGTCAGAGGCATCTTATGGAGGCTACGAGAGACTGGAACAAATTATTCTGA